One region of Myxococcales bacterium genomic DNA includes:
- a CDS encoding crotonase/enoyl-CoA hydratase family protein — MDERGIVTEARGHVLLIGLHRAAKRNAFNLQMLRELSAAYSRLENDPELRCAVLYADGEHFTAGLDLAEVGPAVAQGAPLFPENGIDPLDLMPPRRVKPVVMAMQGYCFTIGVELCLAADIRIAATSTIFAQMEVCRGIMPFGGATLRLPALTGWGNAMRYLLTGERFDAAEALRIGLVQEVTAPGQQFERALAIAETVAKQAPLAVYEARKAAQIALEEGRPAALARLLDQARFLMRTEDAVEGMMSFIERREANFKGK, encoded by the coding sequence ATGGACGAACGTGGGATTGTCACCGAAGCGCGCGGGCACGTTTTATTGATCGGCTTGCACCGCGCGGCCAAACGCAATGCGTTCAATCTGCAGATGCTGCGCGAATTGTCGGCCGCCTATTCGCGGCTGGAAAACGATCCCGAACTGCGGTGCGCCGTGCTGTATGCCGACGGCGAACACTTCACCGCCGGCCTGGATCTCGCCGAGGTCGGCCCGGCCGTCGCGCAAGGCGCGCCGCTGTTTCCCGAAAACGGCATCGACCCGCTCGACCTGATGCCGCCGCGCCGCGTCAAACCGGTGGTCATGGCGATGCAGGGCTACTGCTTCACCATCGGCGTCGAGCTTTGCCTCGCGGCGGACATCCGCATCGCCGCAACCTCAACGATTTTCGCGCAGATGGAAGTGTGCCGCGGCATCATGCCCTTCGGCGGCGCGACGTTGCGCCTGCCGGCGCTGACCGGTTGGGGTAACGCCATGCGCTACCTGCTGACCGGCGAGCGGTTCGACGCGGCCGAAGCCTTGCGGATCGGCCTCGTGCAGGAAGTGACCGCGCCCGGCCAACAATTCGAACGCGCCCTCGCCATCGCCGAAACGGTGGCGAAACAGGCGCCGCTGGCCGTTTACGAGGCCCGCAAAGCGGCGCAAATCGCGCTCGAGGAAGGCCGCCCCGCCGCCCTGGCCCGGCTGCTCGACCAGGCCCGTTTTCTGATGCGCACCGAGGACGCGGTGGAAGGGATGATGTCGTTCATCGAGCGCCGCGAGGCGAATTTCAAGGGCAAGTAG